The Candidatus Berkiella aquae sequence ATGTAAGGGTAAAGCATAAGACCAAGTGATAGAAGAAATAATAGAACCTTTGTTTTCAATGACTAAGGAGTCGGAAAGCGGCCTGTCTTGGTGGATGGTTTGCCAGGCTAAATCTTCCCCTTTTTTGAAAAGATATTTAATGGTGGGGGTGAATTTTTTTTCGTGTTTTATAAAATGAATATCGGAGGTGACTAAAACGTTGGGATCTTTCTCTGGCAAAAAATAAATAACCCCAATAGGCCATTTGGAAAATTTGCAGACTTTTTTAAGATAAAATCTTAAAATGTCAGAAAGATCGATATGCCGTCTTTGTGCATAATCGATGAGTGCAATTAATAATTCGTAGCCTTTTAGCTGTTTACTATTGTCAATCAGCTCAATGGGGTGGTTAGGATTTGGGCCAGGTGATTCATGATGCGTTAACATCGACCATGTCCTTAATCTTCGATTTGAATATAAGCAACAATATTTTTCAAATTAACCAAGTTGTGAATGGCTCTGTCATCTAATACCGTTCCCTCAGGAAGCAGTAACATGCCAGTGCTTGAAAGTAGTGCGCGCGAGAGCTTCATGCCTGCTTTTAAGGATTCAGGTGGCAACATTTTTTCTCGCGTTGTTTTAATCGATTCTGCAGGCAGCATTGCAATAATCTCACAAAAGGTGTCTACCACTTTGGGATCGTAGAGAATGCCTTTTGAAGCTTTAATGAGTTCTATTGCTTGAAAATTAGTTAATTTGTCGGGTAATAACATCCCCGATTGTAGCTGCTCATAATCAATGGCAACATATAAAATTCTCGCCCCAATGGGAATATCTTCCCCGGCGCGCTTATGGGGGTATCCTTTGCCGTTGAAGGCTTCCCTATGCGCTAAAACAATTTCAGCAACCCATTCAAAATCATTATGTTCATTGCTTAATAAAGCGGTTGCACCAATCACAGGATATTGATGAAACACATTTCTTTCTTCTCCCCGCAGAATACGATAGGGCGTATTTAAAATTTGTTTGGGTATCGCAATTTTACCTAGCGCATAAAGGCAGCCTGCATAATAAATAAGACTCGCCTCAGTTTGAGAAAGCTTGTGCTTTAATGCAATTTGTCTTGCCAGATCGGCCACTT is a genomic window containing:
- a CDS encoding HD domain-containing phosphohydrolase, whose translation is MLQHASQSARGNILFVDDEENITRTLERQFKPLGYNVFVANNGVAALHILVNDQIDVVVSDMRMPEMNGANLLKEVALKWPDVGRILLTGFAEVDAAIAAINEGKIDCYLEKPWNENYLESVIKNAVENKHLKDKTKLLQKEVYRQNQELLTLNHSLESTVTARTNELNKTLESLHRNQLATLNVCSNLIENQLPHYRGHAKKVADLARQIALKHKLSQTEASLIYYAGCLYALGKIAIPKQILNTPYRILRGEERNVFHQYPVIGATALLSNEHNDFEWVAEIVLAHREAFNGKGYPHKRAGEDIPIGARILYVAIDYEQLQSGMLLPDKLTNFQAIELIKASKGILYDPKVVDTFCEIIAMLPAESIKTTREKMLPPESLKAGMKLSRALLSSTGMLLLPEGTVLDDRAIHNLVNLKNIVAYIQIED